One part of the Nitrosophilus kaiyonis genome encodes these proteins:
- the nuoN gene encoding NADH-quinone oxidoreductase subunit NuoN, giving the protein MSPINVSLESLNLITLAPMLIAIAGGLVILCIDLIAKNLHKTLYVMLSILFLFIDLGAIIGLEVNQRGFFDVMLVDGIAILSQIIIVVASMLFIPLALTSKRFHEFSLPEFFALFLFMISGFQFMVATDNLILIFVGLETASLALYTLIAMHNREKSFEAAIKYFTMGALAAGFYAMGSMILYGLTGSVEIYKIAEVLAARGYEPIWAVLAAVSFMIAAIGFKLSMVPFHTWTPDVYEGASAALAGYMSVVPKIAGFIVAMRLFEFLIHSDITWVRDILYAAVVLTMTFANIVALVQDDVKRMLAYSSISHAGFVMAAIMIGTTQSNSALFLYWVLFLFTNLGAFAMLWISRHKSAIWHKRFDHPYEKFSGLVQIMPVGATIMAVFMLSLAGLPPFSLFWGKLYVMSAAVNSGYIILALIMAINSAISAYYYLKLIVYMFMREPVVDRSTIYFKNASLSLKTIVGLSAVATIFSAILISPMMDYITHLVSVSGF; this is encoded by the coding sequence AATCCTGTTTTTATTTATTGATTTAGGAGCAATTATAGGCCTAGAAGTTAATCAAAGAGGATTTTTTGATGTTATGCTTGTAGATGGAATAGCAATTCTTTCACAAATAATTATTGTTGTAGCATCTATGCTTTTTATACCATTAGCATTAACATCTAAAAGATTTCATGAATTCAGTCTGCCAGAATTTTTTGCACTATTTTTATTCATGATTTCAGGTTTTCAATTTATGGTTGCTACAGATAATCTAATTTTAATATTTGTTGGATTAGAAACTGCAAGTTTAGCGCTATATACATTAATTGCAATGCATAACAGAGAAAAGAGTTTTGAAGCAGCAATTAAATATTTTACAATGGGAGCATTAGCTGCTGGTTTTTATGCAATGGGTTCGATGATTTTATATGGACTAACTGGTAGTGTAGAAATTTATAAAATAGCTGAAGTATTAGCTGCACGTGGTTATGAGCCAATTTGGGCAGTACTAGCTGCAGTATCTTTTATGATAGCTGCTATTGGTTTTAAGTTATCTATGGTTCCATTTCATACATGGACTCCAGATGTATATGAGGGAGCTAGTGCAGCTCTTGCAGGCTATATGTCTGTTGTTCCAAAAATCGCTGGTTTTATAGTTGCTATGAGATTATTTGAATTTTTAATTCATAGTGATATTACTTGGGTTAGAGATATTTTATATGCAGCAGTAGTTTTAACTATGACATTTGCTAATATTGTGGCTTTAGTTCAAGATGATGTAAAAAGGATGCTTGCATACAGCTCAATAAGTCATGCTGGTTTTGTTATGGCCGCAATTATGATAGGAACAACTCAATCTAATAGTGCTCTATTTTTATATTGGGTACTATTTTTATTCACTAATCTTGGTGCTTTTGCTATGCTTTGGATTTCAAGACACAAAAGTGCAATATGGCATAAAAGATTTGACCATCCTTATGAAAAATTTTCTGGCCTTGTTCAAATAATGCCAGTTGGTGCAACAATAATGGCAGTTTTTATGTTAAGTCTTGCTGGTCTTCCTCCATTTAGTCTTTTTTGGGGCAAACTTTATGTTATGAGTGCAGCAGTAAATTCTGGATATATAATATTAGCTTTAATTATGGCTATAAACAGTGCTATAAGTGCATATTACTATTTAAAATTAATAGTTTATATGTTTATGAGAGAGCCAGTTGTAGATAGAAGTACTATATATTTTAAAAATGCTTCTTTATCATTAAAAACAATAGTAGGTTTATCTGCTGTTGCAACTATTTTTTCTGCAATATTGATCTCTCCAATGATGGATTATATTACTCATCTTGTTAGTGTAAGTGGTTTTTAA
- the miaA gene encoding tRNA (adenosine(37)-N6)-dimethylallyltransferase MiaA: MKEIAIIGPTASGKSDLAIEVAKECNAIILSLDSLSIYKEIDIVSAKPSKDELKQIKHFGINEIYPNEHFSVDIFIKIYKKAKEYAKKYGKNLIIVGGSSFYLKTLIEGISPLPNISQEIKEKVKYILKDLKSAYELLKDIDEKFAKKISSYDKYRIQKALEIYFSTNLPPSIYFIKNPKKPIIKNLDIYEIGIDRDKLKENILKRTKKMLDLGLIDEIAYLEKKYGRDLNPMKAIGIKETLFYLDGFIDKDELIKKISLNTYHLAKRQITFNKTQFTKKIVENKERLRDTILKNFC, from the coding sequence ATGAAAGAGATAGCAATTATTGGCCCAACTGCAAGTGGTAAAAGCGATCTTGCTATAGAAGTTGCAAAAGAGTGCAATGCAATTATTTTATCACTTGATAGTTTATCAATTTATAAAGAGATAGATATAGTCTCTGCAAAACCATCTAAAGATGAATTGAAACAGATAAAACATTTTGGTATAAATGAGATATATCCAAATGAGCATTTCAGTGTTGATATTTTTATTAAAATTTATAAAAAAGCAAAAGAGTATGCTAAAAAATATGGTAAAAATCTAATAATTGTTGGTGGCTCTAGTTTTTATCTAAAAACTTTAATTGAAGGCATTTCACCACTTCCTAATATTTCACAAGAGATAAAAGAGAAAGTAAAATATATTTTAAAAGATTTAAAAAGTGCATATGAGTTATTAAAAGATATTGATGAAAAATTTGCTAAAAAAATATCATCTTATGATAAATATAGAATACAAAAAGCGTTAGAGATATACTTTTCAACCAATTTACCCCCATCAATCTATTTTATTAAAAATCCCAAAAAACCTATTATAAAAAATTTAGATATTTATGAAATAGGTATTGATAGAGATAAATTAAAAGAAAATATTTTAAAAAGAACAAAAAAAATGTTAGATTTAGGTCTTATAGATGAGATAGCATATTTAGAAAAAAAATATGGAAGAGATCTAAATCCAATGAAAGCTATTGGAATTAAAGAGACTCTTTTTTATCTTGATGGATTTATAGATAAAGATGAGCTTATTAAAAAAATTTCATTAAACACTTACCATCTTGCAAAAAGACAAATAACTTTTAATAAGACTCAATTTACTAAAAAAATAGTAGAAAATAAAGAGAGATTAAGAGATACAATTTTAAAAAATTTTTGTTAG